In Aminobacterium sp. MB27-C1, a single genomic region encodes these proteins:
- the cysS gene encoding cysteine--tRNA ligase, with protein sequence MGLVIYNDLTRKKEPFVPLKEGEVGFYSCGPTVYDYFHIGNARPFIVFDVFRRYLEDLGYKVTFVQNFTDIDDKMINRANEEGITVKELADRFIKEYFEDTDSLGVRRATIHPRATEHMEDIVRTVEILVEKGHAYVVNGDVFFSVESFTEYGKLSKQSIEDLQSGARIDINERKRHPLDFALWKSQKPGEPAWESPWGMGRPGWHIECSVMSTKYLGDTFDIHSGGCDLIFPHHENEVAQAEAATGVQFVRYWLHNGYLLINKEKMSKSLGNFLTVRNARKKFSPLAIRYFMLSAHYRSPINFSEEGLSQATGAVERLRNCWTDLQYALQNREMTKKEGTQVFVDEIKQAENKFYEEMNDDFNTAGALGAVFEVVRSVNTYLKENTTLDEEACKAAEQFFRKIDNIMGILGFEAQEETLNVSEIEAMIEERTAARKSKDFAKSDAIRDELAKKGIILEDTPEGTKWKKQL encoded by the coding sequence TTGGGTCTTGTGATTTACAATGATCTAACTCGAAAAAAAGAACCATTCGTTCCTTTAAAAGAGGGAGAGGTCGGTTTTTATAGTTGCGGCCCTACAGTGTACGATTATTTTCATATAGGGAACGCTCGTCCGTTTATCGTTTTTGATGTATTTCGTCGCTATCTGGAAGATCTTGGGTATAAGGTAACTTTCGTACAAAATTTTACAGATATTGATGACAAAATGATAAATCGCGCTAATGAAGAGGGTATAACTGTAAAAGAGCTAGCTGACAGATTTATCAAAGAATACTTTGAAGATACTGACTCTCTCGGTGTCAGACGAGCTACTATCCATCCTCGCGCTACAGAGCATATGGAAGATATTGTTCGTACAGTTGAAATTCTTGTCGAGAAGGGACATGCTTATGTTGTTAACGGGGATGTCTTTTTCAGCGTAGAAAGTTTCACTGAGTATGGCAAGCTTTCAAAACAAAGTATTGAGGATCTGCAATCAGGAGCTCGTATTGATATTAATGAGCGGAAACGTCATCCTCTTGATTTTGCTTTGTGGAAATCTCAAAAACCAGGTGAACCAGCATGGGAGAGCCCATGGGGAATGGGACGACCTGGTTGGCATATCGAGTGCAGTGTTATGTCAACTAAATATTTAGGGGATACTTTTGATATTCACTCTGGTGGATGTGACCTTATTTTTCCTCATCATGAAAACGAGGTTGCACAGGCAGAGGCGGCAACAGGTGTTCAATTTGTCCGTTATTGGCTCCACAATGGATATCTTTTGATCAACAAAGAAAAGATGTCTAAATCTCTAGGAAATTTCTTGACAGTGAGAAATGCACGTAAGAAATTTTCTCCCCTTGCGATTAGATATTTTATGCTTAGTGCGCACTATCGCTCACCCATTAACTTCTCTGAAGAAGGATTAAGCCAGGCAACTGGAGCAGTAGAGCGTTTAAGGAACTGCTGGACAGACCTCCAATATGCTCTTCAAAATCGAGAGATGACAAAAAAAGAGGGAACTCAAGTTTTTGTTGATGAAATCAAACAGGCTGAGAATAAGTTTTATGAAGAGATGAATGACGATTTCAATACAGCAGGAGCCTTAGGAGCTGTATTTGAAGTTGTTCGCTCAGTTAATACGTATCTTAAAGAAAATACAACTCTCGATGAAGAGGCATGCAAAGCGGCGGAACAATTCTTTAGAAAAATTGATAATATCATGGGGATTTTAGGTTTTGAAGCGCAAGAAGAAACATTGAATGTTTCTGAAATAGAAGCCATGATAGAAGAAAGAACAGCAGCCAGAAAATCGAAAGACTTCGCAAAATCAGATGCTATCAGAGATGAACTTGCAAAAAAAGGAATAATACTGGAAGACACCCCAGAAGGAACGAAGTGGAAAAAACAACTATAA